From the genome of Aliarcobacter lanthieri:
AAGAAGATGCAATAGCTTATGCATGGGAATTTATTACAAAAAATTTAGCTCTTCCAGTTGAAAAATTATGGGTTACAATTCATGATAACGATGATGAAGCTTTTGATATTTGGAAAAAATATATAAGCCAAGATAGAATTATGAGATTTGGTGATAAAGACAATTTTTGGTCTATGGGAGACACTGGTGCATGTGGTCCTTGTAGTGAAATTTTTTATGATCAAGGTGCAGAATATTTTAATTCTCCTGAAGATAAAATGGGTGGAGAAGGTGATAGATTCTTAGAAATTTGGAATTTAGTTTTTATGCAATATGAAAGAACTGCAAGTGGAGAACTTATACCTCTTCCAAAACCATCTATTGATACAGGAATGGGACTTGAAAGAGTTATTGCAATAAAAGAAGGTGTATTTAATAACTTTGATTCTTCAAATTTTAAACCAATTATAGAAAAAATAGAAGAATTAGCAAATAAAAAAGCAACAAAAGAAAATATTGGTTCATACAGAGTTATTGCTGACCATTTAAGAGCAACTTCATTTATGTTAAGTCAAGGTATTTTATTTGGTAATGAAGGTCGTCCTTATGTTTTAAGAAGAATTCTTAGAAGAGCTATAAGACATGGATATTTAATAGGATTTAGAAAACCATTTATGGCAAAATTAGTAGATACCTTGATAAAAATCATGGGTGGACACTATGTAGAATTAGTTGAAAATCAAAATTTTATAAAAGAGCAATTAACACTAGAAGAAGAGAGATTTTTCAAAACTATTGATTTAGGAATGAACTTATTTAGTGAAGAACTAGCAAATACAAAAGAAATATTTAGTGGAGAAATCGCATTTAAACTATATGATACTTATGGATTTCCATTAGACTTAACAGAAGATATGTTAAAAGATAAAGGTATCAAAGTAGATTTAGAAAAATTTGATGAACTTATGGCAAATCAAAAGTCTATGGCAAAAGCTGCTTGGAAAGGTAGTGGAGATGCTGCTAATGATGGAGATTTCAAAGAACTGTTAGAAAAATATGGCTTAAATGAATTTGTAGGATATACTCACGTTACATATAAATCTAAAATTGTAGCATTACTTGATGAAAACTTTAAAGAAGTTACATCTTTACAAAACCAAAGCGGTTGGGCGATGTTAGATAAAACTCCATTTTATGCTACAAGTGGTGGACAAAATGGTGATATTGGAGCTTTAGAACTTCAAAATGGAAATATTATAGTTGAAGAAACTTCAAAATTCCATGGATTAAATCTATCAAAAATTAGTGTAAGAGATGCACAAATATCTCAAAATGATACAGTTGATGCTGTTGTTATACATAGATATGAAGTTGCAAAACATCATAGTGCAACTCACTTACTTCAAAGTGCTTTAAAAATGGTTTTAGGAGATAGTGTTTCTCAAGCTGGTTCATATAACGATAATCTAAAACTTAGATTTGACTTTACATATCCAAAAGCTATGACAACTGAACAAATCAATGAAGTTGAAGATTTAGTAAATTCTATGGTAACAAGAGCCTTAAATGGTGTTGTAGAAGAGTTACCATTAGATGAAGCTAAAAATAAAGGTGCTATTGCTATGTTTGGAGAAAAATATGGTGATATTGTAAGAGTTGTAAGCTTTGGAGAAGATGTATCTATCGAGTTTTGTGGTGGAACACACGTAAGAAATACAGCTGATATTGGAAGTTTTTATATAGTAAAAGAGTCTGGTGTAAGTGCAGGAATTAGAAGAATAGAAGCTGTTGTTGGAGCAAGTGCTATAAAATATGCTAAAGATATTATAAATAAATTTGGTGAAGTTCAATCTGAACTTAAAACAAATGATATGATAGCAGGGATTAAAAAACTTAAAAATGAAATAAAAGAGCTTAAAAAAGAGCTACAAAATGCACAAAATCAAACTTCATCACCTATTGAAGAAACTATGATAAATAATACAAAAGTTATAGTTTCAATAGTAGAAAATGGTGATTTGAAAAAAATTGTAGATGATTGTAAAAATGCAAATGAAAAAGTTGCAATATTACTTCTTCAAGTAAAAGATGACAAAGTTTTATTAGCTGCAGGAAGTAAAAATACAAATATAAAAGCTGGTGATTGGGTAAAAAATATAGCTATTATTGTTGGTGGAAATGGTGGTGGAAGACCAGATTTTGCTACTGCTGGTGGAAAAGATAGCTCAAAAATACAAGAAGCTAAAACAAAAGCTTTAGAATACGCAAAAGAAAACTTATAATTTAAGAGATAGTTAAAACTATCTCTTTTTTAATCATTTAAATAATACTCAACAGTAGATACAATTCTAACTTTTTTGATATGTTCGCTATTTTTATCTCTACTATTTATCTCAAATTGACCTTGAGTAGCTCTTTTGATTTTTCCTAATTTACTTTTTGAATCTTGAGCAAATTTTTGTGCAACTTCTCTAGCATTTGCTGTTGCTTCTTCTATCATTGTTGGTTTTATATCATTTAATTTTGTGTATAAATACTCGATTTTTGAATCCCAATCATCAACTCTAAATAAAATACCTTGTTGTGAAAGTTCAAAAAGTTTTCCGCTTACTTCTCTTACTTTTTCAACATCTTGAGAATAAACATTAATAGTTCTATTTGCTAAATATCTTAAAGTGTAATCTTTAGTTGAATACTCATTTGCCATTTTATCAACAATAGATGGAGAATTTACAGTAATATCTTCTTTATTGATTCCATATTTATTTAAAAATTCTAATATTTTATTTGTATCACTTTCAACTTTTTTTGATAACTCATCTAAAGTTTCAGTTGTACTACTAAATCTTATAGGCCATAAAACAATATTAGCATTTACCTCTTTTTCAGATAATCCTTTTACAACAACAGTTCTTTCTAATTCTTTTGATTTTATAAAACTTGTTGATAAAAAGTACCCTAAACTTGTTAATCCAATAAATATAAAGAAACCTAAAATAAAGGCTGATTTAAAACTTATTCTTTCCATATTTTTTCCTTTTTATAATTTAAAATATTATATCAAAACAATCTTTTATTTAAAAATACTACTAAAACAACAATAAAAGATATAACTCCAAATACATAAAGCATCATATCCCAACCAAAACTTTTATAAATAATAGAGGGAATAAAAGAGCCTAAAGCACCTCCCAAATAGTAAAAAGTCAGATACATACCAGAAGTCAAAGATTTTTGTGAAGCTTTCATAGAGTTTGCTAATTGTGTGCTAACTGTATGAGCAGTAAACATTCCAATACAAAGTAAAAATAGAAGTAAAAATAAATATATGATATTTTCATTTGTTAAAATAACTATTATAAATGTAAAAAAGGCAACTGCTACTAAAATAGTATTTACTTCACCTTTAAAAAATTTAATTATTTTTTTTGCAGTTAAAGATACTAAAATCCCCATACCATATCCTAAATAAAGTAAAGATATTTGAAACTCAGAGAAATTTTCTGATATATCTTTTACTCTAAATGGTAATACATTTAAAACTCCAGCAAATACAAAAAATACACAAAACATTACAAAATAAACGATAACAAACCTTTTATCTTTTAAGATATTTACAATATCATTTATTTTTGGTTTTATCATAGTTGCATCACCACTATAATCTAACTTTCTAATTAAAGTAATAGACAATAAAATAGCTAAAGACAAAGAATAAAATACATACTGATATGCAAAAGTTGTAGCTATAAATCCTGAAAATATACGCCCTACAAGTCCACCAAAAACAGTAGCTGCTACATATATTGACATATTGAATTTTACATTTTCTTTATCTATATTTGCCAAAATACTCATCAAAGAAGTCAATATTGCAGGGATTACCAAAGCTTCACAAATTCTAAAAAATAAAAACATCTCATAACTTGTAGATAATCCCAAACATATATTCGTTACAAGTAAAATAAAAGAAGCATTTATAAGCATTTTCTTAGCACACATTTTTTCTAAAATATATCCATATATGATTGGAGAAATTGCCATAAAAAGTAGTATTACAGCAGTAAACCAAGAAGCCTGAATAACAGTAATATCAAATTCTTTTGCTAAAAGTGGTTGTAATGGCTGTGTAGCATACATCACAGACATTACAACTATAATACAATAAATAATAATTAGAAGATTAATTCGCAAAAGATTGGCTCTCTTTTACAAAATAGTAGTTGATAAAATTCATTCTTACCAAACTTTTAAAATAGTCTGTATCAAGTCTAGATTTATCCAAGTATTTATTTACATAAGAAGGATCAAATTGTTTTATAAGATTTGTAGAGTAAATTCCTTTATAATCAATAATTAATAAATCTTCATAAACTTTATACTTACTTATAATATTCACATAAGAATTATCATTTACTAAATATGTACTTACTTCAACATTATCAAATTCTACTCTTTCTACAAGTTTAAAGTTTGATTTTATCGTATCTTTAAACAACTCTACAAAATACCCTCTTGCAAGGCCATTCCATTTACATGAACTATCAAGGCTTATATATTCACTAAATATTTTTCCATAATTTTCATCATCACTTAAACTAATATATGAAAAATTTGTACAACTATCAAAAGTATTCTGTTTTTTTATGTTTGAAAATTCACTTTCTTTTAAACTTAAGTTAGTTGTTGAACAGGCTGTAAAAAAAAGAAAAACTAAAAGAATTAGAATATTTTTTATATACATTTTTATCCTTTCAAAATTATTTGATTATAATAAGGCAATTTAGTTTAAAGAGAAGTTATGACATATAAAGAGTGGTTTTTACAACATTCTATAAAACATCAAAATATTTTAAAAAAGCTTGAATACAAAACTAAAAGTGATATTATAGAGTACTTTAAATTTGAAAATATGATCAAAAACGAACAAAATTTCTGTCTTTTGTATAAAGAAAATAAAAAATGCCACAATATAGATGATTTGAATTGTTATTTATGTGCTTGTCCATATTTTAGATTTAATGATTTTGGAATAAAAAAAGAGAACAGTAAAACTATATATTCATTTTGTAATATAAACTCAAAAAAAGGTTCAGTTTTTGAAACAGAAGAGTATATTCATCAAGATTGTTCAAACTGTATTATCCCACATAAAAAGAATTTTATAGAAAAAAACTTTGATAAAAGCTGGTTAAATATTATGAGAAATGTTGAAATATAATTTAAAAAAGTTATATCTAAATACCTTTAAGTATGAGTTTCAAAGTAAAGGAAAAGGAGAAAATCTATTTACTATCAAATTTTTAATCAAAACTAGCGAAATAAAACTACCTTGAAACTCATGCCTAAAAGTACAAAGAGAGTAAGAACTCTCTTTATACTTTTTAGAATTTATACTTTAAACTAACCAGAGCATTAACAGGTTCACCATAAGCATATGCATCACTTGAGTATCCAGCATAATATGTTTTATCAAATAAATTATTTATATTTAACTGTCCAGATAAATTTTTACTAAAGTTATAAGATGCCATCAAATCAACAGTTGCATAAGCATCTTGAGTAACTTCTTTTGTCCCAGATTTCATAAATCCTTTACTTTTCCAGTTTACTCCAGCACCTACACTAAAGTCATTCATACTATATTTTGTAAAAATATTTATATTATTTCTTGGTGCACTTGTATTTACTTTTTCTTTTTTCGCATCTTTTGCTTCGAAGTTTGTAAATCCTAAACTTAAATCCCAATTATCAGTAAGTTTTCCAGAGATTTCAAGTTCAACTCCTTTTGAAGTTACACCATCTTTTGTTTTATAAATACTAGTTCCAGTAGTAGGATTTTTATTTCCAGTATATTCAGCAACATTGTCTTGTTCTATTCTAAATAATGTTATTCCAGCATTTAATCTTTTATCAAAATACTCTCCTTTTACTCCAACTTCATAGTTTTTACCTACAACTGGGTCTAAAAGATTGTCATTTTCATCTTTAAAATTTTGTGGTTTAAAAATATCTGTATAACTAGCATATGCAGAGTGATTTTCATCTATATCATAAACTAAACCTACAAAAGGTGTAAATTCATTCTTTACATCATATTTTGTTGTTTTATTATTACTATAAGTATACATTTCATATTCCCAATTTGTTAATCTTCCACCAAGAATAAGTTTTAAATCATCAACTATCTCAAATTTACCAGTAAGATAAAATGCTGTTTGTTGTGTATCAGTATCTTCATATTTTGGTTTAGGATTAGGAGTTCCTATGAAAGGCATTTCACTTCCATTTTGAGTAAAAAAATTACTTATTTTAGTATATTTAGATAGAGTTGCACGACTATAATCTGTTTTTTGTTTATTGTATTGGAATCCTGCAATGATTTCATGCTCTCTATTAAAAATCTTTAAAGGAATAGAACTATAAATATCTAAATTATCCTCTTTTATATTTTGTAACCAATTTCCAAACTCTCTATATTCTAATCCTGAACCATCTTTATTAAGTCCTGGGTCAAAATCTAAATATCCATAGTTATTGTCTGTTTTTATATCATTATGTGTATAAATTACATTTAATAATATATCATTTGGTAAATATTGTTTAACATCTAAAAAATATGATTTTCTCTCCGTATCCCAATATGACCAATCAGGTGAGTAGTTTTTTGACCTATCAAAGTTTGTTTTTGTTCCATCTCTATAAAAAGCTGGTAAATTATTTGAATCACCATCTAACTTTTCTTTTTCATAACTAGCACCTGCTGAAATTGTAGTAGTATCTGTAATATCAGCATCAACTACTGCATAAACTAAATCATTTTCATTATGTACTCTATCTTTAAAAGTATCTGTTTCTTTATGACTTGCTACTAATCTTGCTCTTACACTTCCATCACTATTTAATGGTGTAGATATATCTGTTTTGATTTTATATGTATCCCATGAACCTGCACTTGCATCTATACTTCCAGTGAATACTTTACTATTTGCATGTTTTCGTACCATATTTATAGCACCACCTGGATTTCCAGCTCCTGATTTGAGTCCATTTGAACCTTTTACTATTTCAACTCTATCAAACTTATCTAAATTGTAGTTACTTATTGAATAACCATAAATTATCATTGGAATACCATCCATTTGATAGTAATCTAAATTAAAACCTCTTAATGAATAAGAAGCTCTATTATCAAAAAGACCTTTATCACTTCCTACACCAGTTACATTTTTCATTAAAGTATCAAAATCATCTATTTTTTTATCTTCAATAATTTGTTGTGTTATTACGGATACTGATTGTGGAGTTTCTCTTATAGATAAATCAAGTTTTGTAGCAGTTCTCATACTTCCAGTTGTATATGAATTACTCCCCTCTGTTGTACTTCCTAAAGCACTTTTTACTGAAACATCATCAAGTATATATGTTCCATTTATTATTTTATATGAAGGTATCTCTTTGATAATAATAGTGTTATTTTCAATAGTCGCATTAAGTCCAGAACCTTCTAAGACTTTAGTAAGAGCTTCTTTTAAATCTTGTACATTTTCAATATTTGTTGCTTTTTTACCATCAATTAGACTTTCATCAACAATAAATGATAGCTTAGATTCTTTAGAGATTTTTTCTAAGGCTTGCTTTAAACTCATATTCTTTATAGTATAAGCTTCTTGTCCCAATAAAGCACTACAAAGTAAGATTGCACTAGCAGAAGTTATAAACTTTGCTTTTAACTGTTCCATTTTCCATCCTTTTGTTTAATTATAAGAATAATTCTTAGTACATTAAAACGAAATAGGAATCAAAAATCGGACACATTTTTTTACAAATTTTGAAATTCGTTGAGATTTTATAAATTATAGATATAAAATAGAGAATATTTATATATAAAAATTAATTTATTTCTACTTTATTTCCATTCTTTATAACTTTTATAGGATAGATTTTTTGAATAGCAAAAATAAATCTATCAACTTCTAAAGTATTGAATTTTCCACTAAAAAGTTTATCTTCAAATTTCTTATTTTTAAAATCTATTTCTAGGTTTTGATATCTTGAAAAGCTTTTAAATGCTTCTTTTAGAGTAGTTTTACTAAATATTATCTCATCATGTTCCCAAGGAGCAATCTCTTCAAGAGGTGTTTTACCTATATATTGTAGAACACCTATATCACTTATGATTACTTTATCCCCTTGTTTTAGAATAGATATCTCTTTATTTGGTCGTATAGTGCTTGTATCAAAACTTACTTTTACTGCACCTTCTTTTACATTTACAGTTGTTATGTTATCCAAGTTTCTAACTTCAAATTTTGTACCTACTACTTCTATCTTAGTTTTTCCAGAGTCAATTATAAATGGTTTATTTTCATCTTTTGCAACTTCAAAAAAAGCTTGTCCATTTTCTAAAAGGACTTTTCTTCTATTATTAAAATAACTTACACTTAGTTTTGTATTTGTATCTACTGATATTTTTGTACCGTCTGGAAGCAAATCATTTTTTACTGTATTAAAAGCTGTATGATAACTTTGAGTATAGTTTGGTATAAAAAACTTATACCCTATAAATAAACAGGCTAAAATAGCAGCAAAACCTATAAGAGGTTTTACAGTTCTATCTATAAATTTCATTTTTCTGATACTTTTATGTGCTTGTTTACTTAAAAATTCAGATTGCTCTTTTGGAATACTATTAAAGATACTATAAATAACATTTGCTTCATTGAAAGCTTTTTTATGTAAATCACTTTTTTCTAGCCATAATTCAAACTCTTTTTCTTGACTTTGAGAGAAACCTTCTTTTCTTAAAGTTGCCCAATGTATAGCTTCATCTTTTATTTGTTCTTTCAAATTTATTCCTGATCTATTATTAAATGTTCTTGTAATTTTTTTATAGCTCTATTGATATGTTTTTCAACAGCATTTTGAGTAATTCCCATAATTTCAGCTATCTCTTTTCTTGTATATCCATCTATTGAGTGTAAAAGAAAAGCTTCTTTACTCCTTTTTGGCAAAGTATCTACGATTTTTAAAAGATTTTTATATTGATTGTCTGATATTGTAACTTCATCAGGTTGCTCATATTTTGGACTTACAAAGATTTCTTCTTGAAATTCTATTTGAAGTTTTTGTTTATTTTTTCTTGCATAATCAATTACAATATTTTTTGCAATTTTATATAAGAAAGAGCGATTCACCTCTTTATCTTGTTCAACAGTAATAGCTCGTAGATATGTTTCTTGAGTAACATCTTTGGCTCTTTCTTTATCACCAATTAGTTTTGAAACATAATTTAATATTTCTTTATAGTGTTCTAACATGTCTTTTTTATATAGTAATTTTGAGTTATATTATTAAATAAATACTTAAAATTATCTTTAAATAAGATTTCTATTTAAAAAATAATCATAGAAAGTGGGAGCTTAAAAGCTTTCCCACTCATCATCATCTTTTGTACTACTTTTTATGATAGTTGGTTGTGAAGTTTTTTCTATTTGTTTTGGTTTTGAGTTTATCTCTACTTTTCTTTTTACTATCTCTATCTCTTCTTTTTTCACTGAGTTATACAATGTTTTAGCTTTTACTTCATTCTTACCATTAAACTCTTTTGCGTTTGCATCTTCTACTATTAGTTTTGCTATCTCATCTGCGTTCAATGCTATCTCATTTGTTTGACTTGCTACCATCGCATTTTGTTGTGTTTGTCTATCTAGTTCATTTACTGCATCATTTATTTGTTCTATTCCAGAAAGTTGCTCTTTACTTGACATCTCTATATCTGATATTAGGTTTATTGTTTGAGAAATACTCTCATTCAATTCTTTATATCCATCTATCATTGTTGTTGCTATATTTTTACCTTCATTTGCTTTTACTGTTGCTTTCTCTACTATATCTTTTATCTCTTTTGCTGCTTCTGCTGAACGAGATGCCAAATTTCGCACTTCTTGTGCAACTACAGCGAACCCTTTTCCTGCTTCTCCTGCTGTTGCTGCTTCTACTGCTGCATTTAAGCTTAGGATATTTGTTTGGAATGCTATATTATCTATTACACTTATTGCTTCATTTACTAGATTTACTTGTACATTTATTTCATCCATTGCAACTGTTGTTTTATTTGCTAGTACTTCTCCATCTTTTGCGCTAGAAGTTACATTTGATGAGATTTTTGACATCTTTGCGATACTCTCTGTATTATTCCTAATATTTGAAGTAATCTCTTCTAAGGCTGCTGCTGTTTCTTCTAGAGATGCTGCTGCTTCATTTGAAGATAAATTTAATTTATCTACATTCTCTAGTAGCAATTTTGAGCTTTGTTCTAAAGTCAATCCATTAGCTTTATTCTCTTTTAGCATATCATTTATAATTGTTGCTAGGTTATTTATTCCTTTAGCTACTTTTCCATTATCATTCTCTATTTTTACTCTAAAGTCTAGTTTACTAAATTTATCTAATACTTCTACTACTTTATTTACATCTGTACAAATATTATTCATACTATTCTCTAGCATCTCATTAAAGTTATTCTTTAATTCTTCTAGTCCTGTATTTACTGTTGTTTTCTCTATCCTTTTATTTAGGTACCCTGCTTTTACTTCATCTACTACTCTTTTTACATCATTTATCAATATTTCATCTTGTTTTATTAATTCTTGTGTTTTTACTATATTTTCATTGATGACTTTTGCCATTGTTCCAAATTCATCTGTTGATTTTATATTGATTGCTGTTGTATTTCCTGATTCTTTATTTAAAAATGCAAAAAATCCTAATAATCCGCTACTTATTGTTGTTAAGTTCTTACTTAATATTCGCATATTAAACATTATTATTAAAGCAATAATTACGATGATAACAACTGCAAATATAATACTAAAATTTCTATTTTCATAAGCACTTTCTAAATATACATGTTCAGGAACAGATCCCATTATAAGCCAATAAACTCCAGTATTTCCAAATTCAAATGGATAAGTAACAAAATAAGAGTTTTCACCTGTAGCTTTTGCAACAGAGAAAAATTCATAAGATTTACCCTCTTTTTGATTTGCTATTGCTTGTAATCTATCTTTATCTCCATTTGCTAAAGGGGAAAAAGCTTTACCAATTCTAGCTTTGTCTTTATGAGCTACGATAATATCGTGATTTTCAATTAAGTTAAAATATCCTGCACCTAAAATAGTCAATTTACCAATTTCTTCATCTATTTGTGCAAGTTCAAAATCAACTCCAACTACACCAATAATTTTATCATTTATAATAAGTGGTTGAGAAACAGATACCATTAAAATACCTTTAGTGCTATCGTTATAAGGTTTTGTAACTGAAACTCTTCTATTTTCAATAGCTGGTTTTATATGCTCTGCATTTTTATCATAATTAGATAGATGATTTATATCAAAACCATTCTTTTCTCTTATTACATATGGTGCAAAAACTCCATTTGGAGCGTAGTAATCACTCTTACTTGTACCATCATTTTTAGCAAATAAATAT
Proteins encoded in this window:
- the alaS gene encoding alanine--tRNA ligase: MDIRKEFLEFFKSKGHEVVSSMPLVPDDPTLMFTNAGMVQFKDIFTGNVPAPENRRATSCQLCVRAGGKHNDLENVGYTARHHTLFEMLGNFSFGDYFKEDAIAYAWEFITKNLALPVEKLWVTIHDNDDEAFDIWKKYISQDRIMRFGDKDNFWSMGDTGACGPCSEIFYDQGAEYFNSPEDKMGGEGDRFLEIWNLVFMQYERTASGELIPLPKPSIDTGMGLERVIAIKEGVFNNFDSSNFKPIIEKIEELANKKATKENIGSYRVIADHLRATSFMLSQGILFGNEGRPYVLRRILRRAIRHGYLIGFRKPFMAKLVDTLIKIMGGHYVELVENQNFIKEQLTLEEERFFKTIDLGMNLFSEELANTKEIFSGEIAFKLYDTYGFPLDLTEDMLKDKGIKVDLEKFDELMANQKSMAKAAWKGSGDAANDGDFKELLEKYGLNEFVGYTHVTYKSKIVALLDENFKEVTSLQNQSGWAMLDKTPFYATSGGQNGDIGALELQNGNIIVEETSKFHGLNLSKISVRDAQISQNDTVDAVVIHRYEVAKHHSATHLLQSALKMVLGDSVSQAGSYNDNLKLRFDFTYPKAMTTEQINEVEDLVNSMVTRALNGVVEELPLDEAKNKGAIAMFGEKYGDIVRVVSFGEDVSIEFCGGTHVRNTADIGSFYIVKESGVSAGIRRIEAVVGASAIKYAKDIINKFGEVQSELKTNDMIAGIKKLKNEIKELKKELQNAQNQTSSPIEETMINNTKVIVSIVENGDLKKIVDDCKNANEKVAILLLQVKDDKVLLAAGSKNTNIKAGDWVKNIAIIVGGNGGGRPDFATAGGKDSSKIQEAKTKALEYAKENL
- a CDS encoding RNA polymerase sigma factor, coding for MLEHYKEILNYVSKLIGDKERAKDVTQETYLRAITVEQDKEVNRSFLYKIAKNIVIDYARKNKQKLQIEFQEEIFVSPKYEQPDEVTISDNQYKNLLKIVDTLPKRSKEAFLLHSIDGYTRKEIAEIMGITQNAVEKHINRAIKKLQEHLIIDQE
- a CDS encoding SIMPL domain-containing protein, whose translation is MERISFKSAFILGFFIFIGLTSLGYFLSTSFIKSKELERTVVVKGLSEKEVNANIVLWPIRFSSTTETLDELSKKVESDTNKILEFLNKYGINKEDITVNSPSIVDKMANEYSTKDYTLRYLANRTINVYSQDVEKVREVSGKLFELSQQGILFRVDDWDSKIEYLYTKLNDIKPTMIEEATANAREVAQKFAQDSKSKLGKIKRATQGQFEINSRDKNSEHIKKVRIVSTVEYYLND
- a CDS encoding MFS transporter; this encodes MRINLLIIIYCIIVVMSVMYATQPLQPLLAKEFDITVIQASWFTAVILLFMAISPIIYGYILEKMCAKKMLINASFILLVTNICLGLSTSYEMFLFFRICEALVIPAILTSLMSILANIDKENVKFNMSIYVAATVFGGLVGRIFSGFIATTFAYQYVFYSLSLAILLSITLIRKLDYSGDATMIKPKINDIVNILKDKRFVIVYFVMFCVFFVFAGVLNVLPFRVKDISENFSEFQISLLYLGYGMGILVSLTAKKIIKFFKGEVNTILVAVAFFTFIIVILTNENIIYLFLLLFLLCIGMFTAHTVSTQLANSMKASQKSLTSGMYLTFYYLGGALGSFIPSIIYKSFGWDMMLYVFGVISFIVVLVVFLNKRLF
- a CDS encoding methyl-accepting chemotaxis protein — protein: MLKIKFGEHMGKLNFGTKLLIILLITVIVSLGLMITITSSVTYNAIEEQAKVYVKSDVERWGEEIKSKLDLSISSVNSLESRIKVAIEHNEILTKEGMVEFQKDMLRHNSLLYSSWVAFEDDSYLFAKNDGTSKSDYYAPNGVFAPYVIREKNGFDINHLSNYDKNAEHIKPAIENRRVSVTKPYNDSTKGILMVSVSQPLIINDKIIGVVGVDFELAQIDEEIGKLTILGAGYFNLIENHDIIVAHKDKARIGKAFSPLANGDKDRLQAIANQKEGKSYEFFSVAKATGENSYFVTYPFEFGNTGVYWLIMGSVPEHVYLESAYENRNFSIIFAVVIIVIIALIIMFNMRILSKNLTTISSGLLGFFAFLNKESGNTTAINIKSTDEFGTMAKVINENIVKTQELIKQDEILINDVKRVVDEVKAGYLNKRIEKTTVNTGLEELKNNFNEMLENSMNNICTDVNKVVEVLDKFSKLDFRVKIENDNGKVAKGINNLATIINDMLKENKANGLTLEQSSKLLLENVDKLNLSSNEAAASLEETAAALEEITSNIRNNTESIAKMSKISSNVTSSAKDGEVLANKTTVAMDEINVQVNLVNEAISVIDNIAFQTNILSLNAAVEAATAGEAGKGFAVVAQEVRNLASRSAEAAKEIKDIVEKATVKANEGKNIATTMIDGYKELNESISQTINLISDIEMSSKEQLSGIEQINDAVNELDRQTQQNAMVASQTNEIALNADEIAKLIVEDANAKEFNGKNEVKAKTLYNSVKKEEIEIVKRKVEINSKPKQIEKTSQPTIIKSSTKDDDEWESF
- a CDS encoding FecR family protein, which produces MKEQIKDEAIHWATLRKEGFSQSQEKEFELWLEKSDLHKKAFNEANVIYSIFNSIPKEQSEFLSKQAHKSIRKMKFIDRTVKPLIGFAAILACLFIGYKFFIPNYTQSYHTAFNTVKNDLLPDGTKISVDTNTKLSVSYFNNRRKVLLENGQAFFEVAKDENKPFIIDSGKTKIEVVGTKFEVRNLDNITTVNVKEGAVKVSFDTSTIRPNKEISILKQGDKVIISDIGVLQYIGKTPLEEIAPWEHDEIIFSKTTLKEAFKSFSRYQNLEIDFKNKKFEDKLFSGKFNTLEVDRFIFAIQKIYPIKVIKNGNKVEIN
- a CDS encoding TonB-dependent siderophore receptor translates to MEQLKAKFITSASAILLCSALLGQEAYTIKNMSLKQALEKISKESKLSFIVDESLIDGKKATNIENVQDLKEALTKVLEGSGLNATIENNTIIIKEIPSYKIINGTYILDDVSVKSALGSTTEGSNSYTTGSMRTATKLDLSIRETPQSVSVITQQIIEDKKIDDFDTLMKNVTGVGSDKGLFDNRASYSLRGFNLDYYQMDGIPMIIYGYSISNYNLDKFDRVEIVKGSNGLKSGAGNPGGAINMVRKHANSKVFTGSIDASAGSWDTYKIKTDISTPLNSDGSVRARLVASHKETDTFKDRVHNENDLVYAVVDADITDTTTISAGASYEKEKLDGDSNNLPAFYRDGTKTNFDRSKNYSPDWSYWDTERKSYFLDVKQYLPNDILLNVIYTHNDIKTDNNYGYLDFDPGLNKDGSGLEYREFGNWLQNIKEDNLDIYSSIPLKIFNREHEIIAGFQYNKQKTDYSRATLSKYTKISNFFTQNGSEMPFIGTPNPKPKYEDTDTQQTAFYLTGKFEIVDDLKLILGGRLTNWEYEMYTYSNNKTTKYDVKNEFTPFVGLVYDIDENHSAYASYTDIFKPQNFKDENDNLLDPVVGKNYEVGVKGEYFDKRLNAGITLFRIEQDNVAEYTGNKNPTTGTSIYKTKDGVTSKGVELEISGKLTDNWDLSLGFTNFEAKDAKKEKVNTSAPRNNINIFTKYSMNDFSVGAGVNWKSKGFMKSGTKEVTQDAYATVDLMASYNFSKNLSGQLNINNLFDKTYYAGYSSDAYAYGEPVNALVSLKYKF